The nucleotide window CAGATTaacaaatgcaaacaaacaaaatGCAGATATATACTTACACGTATACACACATGTATCATACGTTTCGGGTCAATCCTTCACGAGTTCCTTCCACAGATTACAAAAATACAGTACACTACACACTGAGTAAGAGTTGTTTTGGCTCGCCTCCTATAAATGCCATTGTCTCTCTGTGTAACGGTTGCACATCTGGGATTGTCAGCGAAGTCGATGGCGATTCCCCCGAGAAATGCAGGCGAAGGTTTTATCCTCTGCTGATTAATTCTTCCTAGTCATCTTCTTGTAAGAAATCTCAGACGTTTTGGCCCAAAGACGGTGTGTGGGAATCAGTTTGGTTGAGATGGCTGATCCTGATTCGTCAGCATCGGGTGAGCCATCTAACGCGCCTGTGCCGGTGGTTGGAGCAATTTCTATATCTGGAAGGCAGCGTTCAATGGAAGATGCGATTTCAGTTAGACCTAATCTTTGCTCGCCCAATCTCAGTCGCGGCCGACCCATTGATTTCTTTGCTGTTTACGATGGACATGGTGGACCTCATGTAATTCTCCACCTTTTTTATCATTCACTTTTCTTCTTTGACCATTTTGACTTCACTTGATAATTTTCAAACTCCAATTGACAGATTTCAGTACTAAACCTAGATTAATTATTTAAACTAGTACAAtacatttttttttaacaaattcaTAAACGTTCAAGTTTAACCCTTGATAACCTAAAAGTAATAGATCTTTCTAATAATTGTTTGGCCTCTTAAAAATATACTTCTTCTATGGAATATACGGTATTAACAATCCGCGTAAAGTAAGTTAAAATAAGGAAAggtgaaaaaaaaatacaaagaaatgaGCATCCCAGCATTAAAGAACTGGAGCGAATAGggaatattaattttttaagtaGAAGTAAATTGAAagattgttattttggtgatgCAGGCAGCTGTGCTGTGTAGAGATAGGATGTACTTGGTACTACAAGAAGAGCTAATGCTGGTGCGAACAACCGTAGACATGAGCAGCAGCGGCAGCTCTCGCCGGGGAAGACGAGAACGATTGGAAAGGCAGAGGGTTACGGAGGCATGGAAAAGAGTGCTGCGGCGATGTTTCCATAGGATAGACGAGATGGCTTCATTCACTTGCTGCGAGTGTGGTACAGGTACCCCATGCGGCTGCCCACCCAACACCTTGGGAATGGCGGGCTCCACCGCTGTGATGGCAGTCGTGACGGAGGAAACTATAATAGTAGCCAACTGTGGTGACTCACGCGCCGTCCTTAGCCGTGGTGGAAGGGCCATCCCTCTTTCTTTTGATCATAAGGTATAATATTACGTCTCATTTCATAGGACAGAATTTTAGTTGGAGAATTTTAATAAGTTTCAGCTTGCACATGATAGGAACGAAATTATTCTGAACCTAAAATGTCAGCATCAGAGCCACAGACTGTCAAACTAGGAAAAAAGAGGTAAAAAGGACTTCTAAGTCTTGTGAGAACACATTTTTTTGGTTAACAAAAAAAGTGTAATTAAAGAAGTTCGGGTCAAATTAAGAATAACAAAAGTTATGGGtattattaaaattttcaaaaaccatactcactcaaattatttcaaattttcatttccctcttctttcttcttccttactttcttctttctctttaattttgttggtgtTCATGGTttggtttggatcggtttttacctaaaaagaaaccaaaccaagtaagtcagttttccaaatattagaaccaaaccaaattaagtcggtttttcctcgattcggtttatgtcggatTTTGTCGtttttttcggttttttcggttatttgtcggttttttcttaaatataagacatacactaccaaacacatattccggtaaccacattttcaacgtaacactatcaaatcaattgccctttgagaaatctattatttaccaagatatattgatgataatttaatcaaatagtgatgaataatttaaggactcaattaaaaatatattatttttaacacgaAATGGATttttacacttaacaaaagaaatctaccaatcaaactagaatgtaaaggtaaagaactatactaaaagtgcaaactattaacatttaccataaattttttgaaactttgtataaaaattatacatatatataagtgtaataataaatttgaaatagctaatcctatagtcggtttggttcggtttttttctgaataaaaccaaaaccaaaccaaaccaaaaagtatcggtttttttggtcggtttggtttggttttcggtttggctcgatttttcgggtttttatgaacacccctagctGCAGGTAGTTAGGTAgttcaggtatgtcatcttcttcttcttcttcattttctacttggtctttttcttctttccctcTTCATctcataattttatcttcttcttctttttcattttatctttggtttaaaatatacaaaaaaaaaagaagagaaaaatatgaaattttgcaaaGTGAGTATTTTGACAAAATACCCTCTAGAAATTTTAAGACATCCCCATAAATGAGTATTTTGTTGAAACATCCGGGGATGTTCGAAACATCTCCCCGTAACATATCCCGGGTTGTTTGAAACATCCATCgggatgtttgaaacatctcCCGGGATATTTGAAACATCTCCCGGGTTGTTTGAACATCCATCAGGATGTTTGAAACAACCCCGCGACTTTTGAAACATCTCTCGTGATTTTTGAAATATCCATCGGGATAAATGAAACACCTCCCGTGAAGTTTGAATCATCCCCGGGATGTTTGAAACGTACATCGGGGTGGAGTAGGAGGGGATGTTTTTGTAAGTAAAAAACTTTGGGGTTTTTAAAAATTATGTCATTAACTCTAATAACAAAAGTGTCCCTTCTACCCCATTCATAATACTTTtgtcttaaaaatatatataagttTTGAAGTGTCTTAAAAATTTAAATCCCCCGTCAAACTACATGAAACTTTAATTTTATACGCTTTTAAATTGTACTTCATTGAAGTTTCCAATTAAGAATTTATTAAATATTCTCTAAAAtgttttttataataatataaacgAGAAAGAAGCTCCCTTGATTTAAACATAATGGGCTGAACCCTTCAAGATGTTTCCTACTGAACTTATTTTACCATTAAAATTATGAGTCCACAATATTTATTGAGATTTTAGTAACATACATATCTATCTTCTGGGTAAAAATTTATGGGCGCCTTCCGGCTCATAATATCACATTTGAGTCGTGATTTTCTTTACATGGCACTTTATTTACAACTTCCCCCCTTGGTATTACCATATATACGTTAATTGAGTTTACTTCCACTTATTGAGGTTACTGCTAATGCATCTAAAAATGAATTTCTGTCACACTTAACCCATTAGGTTAATACCCATCTTGTATTCATTCAAATTAAAGAGAATACGATTATAAGTAGACTGCTACACTATATTTTGTTAATATTCTTCTCTTCAGTTAACATCTCATTTCTTCCTTCTTTCCACTTTTTGGACATAGCAAACAACTAGTATTATTTTCACTCCTTTCATCTATATGGTGGCTCACCTTTTTTTATGTGCGTTGAGAAAACTATGATTTTACTGCACTCTCATAAGAATGAAATAGAAACACTCTTTTActgtcctttcttccttttgcaGACTTCTTTCTCCCTGAATAACGCTCATATATCACATTTTATTAATGCACACACATAGGATACAGTTGTTCAAAACTTAAGCTTACAACTCATATTCATGGTCCTCTTAAGTTCTCATAAATCAAGCCAATTATTTTTAGCTTCAGTATTAGTCTGTTAGACATAGAGAACATTTTATAATACCATGTATAAAATGATTATCCTCATTAAAACTAACTTGACTTTCTGTTGCAGCCAGACAGACAAAACGAGCGTGCTAGAATAGAGTCATGTGGAGGCCGAGTTCTTTTTGCAGATTGTCCACGAGTTCAAGGAATTCTCGCCATGTCTAGGGCAATAGGTAACTTGTTTTTCCATTCGCAGTAACCTGTTTCTCTATGTAATGACATTAGTGCAGTTGTCAATTTCCATACAATCAGTCTAAGGAAATTGGCGTAAAAACTGTAGCTTTATTTTTCCCCCCTTAAATTTCAAGGGTTGGAATGCAGATTGCCTCTAGTATTGGCAGGCAGTATTCCTTCTTCAGATAGCAATATTTACTCCTCAATAGGAACAACCGCAACCCTATGATGAGTAGCAGTTGAGCTAAGAAAAGCCTTAACTGGTTTCTAACCTACAATTAAGGGCACTTATCTTGTGTCAggcctcaaaaaaaaaaaaatatttgagacAAAAGAACACTGATTATCAATTAATGGTTGTGCATATTGGGACTAAACCACTATTATGGAAGTTAAAAGTGTCATCTCACCTAGCTTCTTGCGAAAGAAATGGATTAGTTCTAGTAAAAAGAGGATGTCCAGATTAAATGAATTCCTAGGCAATGTAACCATCATCCATTTTAGGGTCTGTGTCTTTTCTATGGTATGAAATAGAGACCGATCAAGGTTTATAGCACCTTCCATACTTAGGGTTTTACGTTGGAAT belongs to Nicotiana tabacum cultivar K326 chromosome 6, ASM71507v2, whole genome shotgun sequence and includes:
- the LOC107819253 gene encoding putative protein phosphatase 2C 75; translation: MADPDSSASGEPSNAPVPVVGAISISGRQRSMEDAISVRPNLCSPNLSRGRPIDFFAVYDGHGGPHAAVLCRDRMYLVLQEELMLVRTTVDMSSSGSSRRGRRERLERQRVTEAWKRVLRRCFHRIDEMASFTCCECGTGTPCGCPPNTLGMAGSTAVMAVVTEETIIVANCGDSRAVLSRGGRAIPLSFDHKPDRQNERARIESCGGRVLFADCPRVQGILAMSRAIGDKYLKPYVTSEPEITFTKREAEDECLILASDGLWDVISTEMACEVARECLREENPTGNHSFRPWVEGDGEGAIFSSQSASAAALLTRLALGRNSYDNISVIVVDLKRNYAGR